A single genomic interval of Mycolicibacterium holsaticum DSM 44478 = JCM 12374 harbors:
- a CDS encoding LacI family DNA-binding transcriptional regulator: MSRSPTPRRRATLASLAAELKVSRTTISNAYNRPDQLSADLRERVLATAKRMGYPGPDPVARSLRTRRAGAVGLMITEPLNYSFSDPAALDFVAGLAESCEEAGQGLLLVAIGPNRTVSEGSAAVLAAGVDGFVVYSASDDDPYLPVVQQRHLPVVVVDQPKDVPGLSRVGINDRDAMRQLAEHVVGLGHTEIALLTMRLDRDWPHPGSQPTVADPQRLGMPHFHVQRERIQGVYDAMAAAGLDPASLTVVESYQHLPTSGGAAAEVAMEANPRVTALMCTADVLALSAMDYLRGRGIYVPGQMTVTGFDGVPEALRRGLTTVVQPSVEKGRRAGQLLHRPPRSGLPVVEMLDTEVVRGRTSGQPA; this comes from the coding sequence ATGTCGAGGAGTCCCACGCCCAGGCGGCGTGCGACCCTGGCCTCACTGGCCGCCGAGCTCAAGGTCTCCCGGACCACGATCTCCAACGCCTACAACCGCCCTGACCAGCTGTCGGCTGATCTTCGTGAACGTGTGCTCGCGACCGCCAAGCGGATGGGCTACCCGGGCCCGGACCCGGTGGCGCGGTCGTTGCGGACCCGCAGGGCCGGCGCCGTCGGCCTGATGATCACCGAACCGCTCAACTACTCGTTCAGCGATCCGGCTGCGCTGGATTTCGTCGCGGGGCTCGCGGAGTCCTGCGAAGAGGCCGGGCAGGGCTTGCTGTTGGTGGCGATCGGCCCGAACCGCACGGTCAGCGAAGGGTCGGCCGCGGTGCTGGCCGCAGGCGTCGACGGCTTCGTGGTGTATTCGGCCTCCGACGACGACCCGTACCTGCCCGTCGTACAACAACGGCATCTGCCGGTGGTCGTGGTGGATCAGCCCAAGGACGTGCCCGGCCTGTCCAGGGTGGGTATCAACGACCGCGACGCCATGCGCCAGCTCGCCGAACACGTTGTGGGCCTTGGCCATACCGAGATCGCACTGTTGACGATGCGGCTGGACCGCGACTGGCCGCACCCCGGATCGCAGCCGACGGTGGCCGACCCGCAGCGGCTGGGCATGCCGCACTTCCACGTCCAGCGTGAGCGTATCCAGGGTGTCTACGACGCGATGGCCGCGGCCGGTCTGGATCCCGCGTCGTTGACGGTGGTGGAGAGCTACCAGCACCTGCCGACGTCCGGGGGTGCGGCCGCGGAGGTGGCGATGGAGGCCAACCCGCGGGTGACCGCGCTGATGTGCACGGCCGACGTGCTGGCGCTGTCGGCGATGGACTACCTGAGGGGCCGCGGCATCTACGTGCCCGGTCAGATGACGGTAACCGGTTTCGACGGGGTGCCCGAGGCGCTGCGCCGTGGCCTGACCACCGTGGTGCAGCCCAGCGTCGAGAAGGGCAGGCGCGCCGGTCAGCTGCTGCACCGTCCGCCGCGGTCGGGTCTGCCGGTCGTCGAGATGCTCGACACCGAGGTGGTGCGGGGCCGCACCAGTGGCCAGCCCGCCTAG
- the otsB gene encoding trehalose-phosphatase has product MLPADLQHALTSAATVPRLLVTSDFDGTMAPIVDNPADARPLPAAAEALVQLAGLPDTSAAVISGRALEVLRTLSGFTGVPSPVHLVGSHGAEFTSGFTHDIDRARLERITAELNAIAAERPGVTVEPKPASVALHVRNASADDGDAALRAARAAAESWDAQLTEGKAVLEFAVIQTDKGSALDVLREQENASAVVYFGDDVTDEKAFRRLRDADVAVKVGPGESLAPYRVDAPEDVAEALQFLLDARRRTAGAQSDKRAGKFE; this is encoded by the coding sequence GTGCTTCCAGCCGACCTGCAGCATGCGCTCACCTCGGCGGCCACCGTGCCGCGACTGCTGGTCACCTCCGACTTCGACGGCACGATGGCACCGATCGTGGACAACCCGGCCGACGCCCGCCCGCTGCCCGCGGCCGCCGAGGCCCTGGTCCAACTCGCCGGCCTGCCCGACACCTCGGCCGCGGTGATCTCGGGACGCGCGCTGGAGGTGCTGCGCACGCTGTCTGGGTTTACCGGGGTGCCTTCGCCAGTGCACCTCGTCGGCAGCCACGGCGCGGAGTTCACGTCCGGTTTCACCCACGACATCGACCGCGCCCGCCTGGAGCGCATCACCGCCGAACTCAACGCGATCGCCGCCGAGCGGCCCGGGGTCACCGTCGAACCCAAACCGGCCAGCGTGGCGCTGCACGTGCGCAACGCGTCAGCAGACGACGGGGATGCCGCGCTGCGTGCGGCGCGCGCGGCCGCCGAGTCGTGGGACGCCCAGCTCACCGAGGGTAAGGCGGTGCTCGAGTTCGCGGTGATCCAGACCGACAAGGGGTCGGCGCTCGATGTCCTTCGCGAGCAGGAAAACGCTTCGGCCGTCGTGTATTTCGGCGACGACGTGACCGATGAGAAGGCGTTCCGACGGCTGCGCGACGCCGATGTCGCGGTCAAGGTCGGCCCCGGCGAGTCGTTGGCGCCATACCGCGTCGACGCACCAGAGGACGTCGCCGAAGCGCTGCAGTTCCTCCTCGACGCCCGCCGCCGCACCGCTGGCGCCCAAAGCGACAAACGGGCGGGAAAGTTCGAGTAA
- the kstR gene encoding cholesterol catabolism transcriptional regulator KstR — protein sequence MSGSPPPARTNPDSGSGSRPRQVMNVAVLAESELGSEAQRERRKRILDATLAIASKGGYEAVQMRAVAERADVAVGTLYRYFPSKVHLLVSALGREFERIDAKTDRAALAGGTPYQRLNLMVGKLNRAMQRNPLLTEAMTRAFVFADASAAGEVDHVGKLMDSMFARAMSDGEPTEDQYHIARVISDVWLSNLLAWLTRRASATDVSKRLDLAVRLLIGDGEHPKI from the coding sequence ATGTCCGGCTCGCCGCCGCCAGCACGTACCAACCCGGATTCAGGGTCGGGCTCGCGGCCGCGGCAGGTGATGAACGTGGCAGTGCTCGCGGAGTCCGAACTCGGATCAGAAGCCCAGCGGGAGCGCCGCAAGCGGATCCTCGACGCCACCCTGGCCATCGCCTCCAAAGGCGGCTACGAGGCAGTTCAGATGCGTGCGGTGGCCGAACGCGCCGACGTCGCAGTCGGCACGCTCTACCGCTACTTCCCGTCGAAGGTGCACCTGTTGGTCTCGGCGCTGGGCCGCGAGTTCGAGCGCATCGACGCCAAGACCGACCGTGCGGCGCTGGCCGGCGGAACGCCCTATCAGCGGCTGAACCTGATGGTGGGCAAGCTCAACCGGGCGATGCAGCGCAACCCGCTGTTGACCGAGGCGATGACGCGGGCGTTCGTGTTCGCCGACGCGTCGGCGGCCGGTGAGGTTGATCACGTCGGCAAGCTGATGGACTCGATGTTCGCCCGCGCCATGAGCGACGGCGAACCGACCGAGGACCAGTACCACATCGCGCGGGTCATCTCCGATGTGTGGCTGTCGAACCTGCTGGCGTGGCTGACCCGGCGGGCGTCGGCGACCGACGTCAGCAAACGCCTCGACCTCGCTGTGCGACTGCTCATCGGCGACGGCGAGCACCCTAAGATCTAG
- a CDS encoding metal ABC transporter ATP-binding protein encodes MAVDVVAELTGARLAFGDRVLWDQLDLTVRAGEFLAVLGPNGTGKTSLLKVLLGQLPLTAGTVTVCGSEVEKGSERIGYVPQHRSIDQGLSMRGRDLVGLGYDGHRWGITTLRDRATKRRAVERALTQVNGQKLARVPVGVMSGGELQRLRIAQALTTDPVLLLCDEPLLNLDPANARLVSRLIDARRREVDTAVFFVTHEVNPVVPYVDRVLYLVDGRFRIGTVEEVMTSATLSELYRADIEVVKVRNRYVVVGEHSQYHHDHSGHASGHVHD; translated from the coding sequence GTGGCTGTGGACGTCGTCGCCGAACTGACCGGCGCACGCCTGGCGTTCGGCGACCGTGTGCTGTGGGATCAGCTGGACCTCACGGTGCGCGCCGGGGAGTTCCTCGCCGTCCTGGGACCCAACGGCACCGGAAAGACATCGCTGCTCAAGGTGCTGCTCGGTCAGCTGCCGCTGACCGCGGGCACCGTGACGGTCTGCGGAAGCGAGGTCGAAAAGGGCAGCGAGCGAATCGGTTACGTACCCCAGCACCGATCCATCGACCAGGGGTTGTCGATGCGGGGACGCGACCTCGTCGGCCTCGGATACGACGGGCACCGCTGGGGCATCACGACATTGCGGGACCGGGCCACCAAACGCCGTGCCGTCGAGCGGGCCCTGACACAGGTCAACGGGCAGAAGCTGGCCCGGGTACCGGTCGGGGTGATGTCCGGTGGTGAACTGCAGCGCCTGCGTATCGCCCAGGCACTGACCACCGATCCGGTGTTGCTGCTGTGCGACGAGCCGTTGCTCAACCTCGACCCCGCCAACGCGCGGCTGGTGTCGAGGCTGATCGACGCCAGACGACGGGAAGTTGATACCGCGGTGTTCTTCGTCACCCATGAAGTGAATCCGGTTGTGCCATATGTGGACAGGGTGCTCTACCTGGTCGACGGCAGATTCCGCATCGGCACCGTCGAAGAGGTGATGACCTCCGCGACGCTTTCGGAGTTGTACCGTGCCGACATCGAGGTGGTCAAGGTGCGCAACCGCTACGTCGTCGTCGGCGAGCACAGCCAGTACCACCATGACCACTCCGGCCACGCGAGCGGACACGTCCATGATTGA
- a CDS encoding metal ABC transporter solute-binding protein, Zn/Mn family, giving the protein MRAVLAAAAAVALALAAAGCTQQQTAQHEHGSTATVVASTDVWGSVADAVVDDHASVTSIVNGTVADPHSFQATPADAAAITDAALVVYNGGDYDHWVDEVLANSPDVATVDAYSLHPATQPPANEHVFYDPATAKAVAAQIAERLAEIDPDHAEAYRANAAAFGAGADEILATERAIGQAHPGASVVATEPVAHYLLSNAGITDKTPEGFQNAVAEDADPSPADLATMLDLIENREVSAVLFNPQTETAVTKQLRDAATRASVPVVTVTEALPEGTDYLTWQRQTAEQLASQLDKAPRASR; this is encoded by the coding sequence ATGCGTGCAGTTCTGGCCGCCGCCGCGGCGGTCGCGTTGGCGCTCGCGGCGGCCGGGTGCACCCAGCAGCAGACGGCCCAGCACGAGCACGGCAGCACCGCGACCGTCGTCGCCTCCACCGACGTATGGGGCAGCGTCGCCGACGCCGTCGTCGACGACCACGCGTCCGTCACCTCCATCGTCAATGGCACCGTCGCCGACCCGCACTCGTTCCAGGCCACCCCCGCCGACGCCGCCGCGATCACCGACGCGGCGCTGGTGGTCTACAACGGCGGCGACTACGACCACTGGGTGGACGAGGTACTCGCGAACAGCCCGGACGTGGCGACCGTCGACGCGTACTCGCTGCACCCCGCGACGCAACCGCCCGCCAACGAACACGTCTTCTACGACCCCGCCACCGCCAAGGCCGTGGCCGCCCAGATCGCCGAGCGGCTTGCCGAGATCGACCCCGACCACGCCGAGGCCTACCGTGCCAACGCCGCGGCGTTCGGCGCGGGCGCCGACGAGATCCTGGCGACCGAGCGGGCCATCGGACAGGCCCACCCCGGGGCGTCGGTGGTCGCGACCGAACCCGTCGCGCACTACCTGCTGAGCAACGCCGGTATCACCGACAAGACCCCCGAGGGGTTCCAGAACGCCGTAGCGGAAGATGCCGACCCGTCACCGGCGGACCTCGCGACGATGCTCGACCTGATCGAAAATCGCGAGGTGTCGGCGGTGCTGTTCAACCCGCAGACCGAAACCGCGGTCACCAAGCAGTTGCGCGACGCCGCGACGCGTGCCTCGGTGCCCGTCGTCACGGTCACCGAGGCCCTTCCCGAGGGCACCGACTACCTGACCTGGCAGCGCCAGACCGCCGAGCAGCTGGCCAGCCAGTTGGATAAGGCCCCGCGGGCGAGCCGATAA